Below is a genomic region from Telmatobacter sp. DSM 110680.
TTGACATGAAACTGAATTTGCTGAGTCGCTGTTCGTTCGCGATCGTTGCAAGCTGTCTCTCTGTAAGCGCGGCTTTGAGCCAGGCTCCCGGGACGGGCGCAATCACGGGGTCCGTTTTCGATCCTGCAGGCGCCGTTATTCAACACGCGCAGGTGACCGTCACTAATGAAGACACAGAGGCCAAAAGATCAGGCTCAACGGATGCGGCCGGCTCGTTTACCTTCCCCCTGCTCACTCCCGGCACGTATACCGTGACCGCCCAATCAGCGGGATTTAGCGAGAAGACTGCTGAAACCGTCAACGTCGTTGTCAGCGAGACAAGTATCGTCGACTTTCACCTGACCGTGTCGCAAGTCGGCGTGAGTCTGAATGTTCAAGCTGGATCAGAACTCGCACAGAGCGAGAGTTCGGCGCTCGGGCGCGCGGTCGACCAGCAAACCATCGAAGCTCTTCCTCTCTCCAATCGCAACTACACGCAGATCCTGTCGCTCTCACCAGGCATCGTTGTTGAACTGCCTAATGCAACTGCCATTGGCAGGGGGTCGCAGGACGTTACAGCGAACGGCAACAAAACGACTGGCAACAATATTCAGTTCAACGGCATTGATGCCAACAACCTATCGCAGAATTCTGCCGCAAATGACGGCGAAGAGGTTGGCGTAGCCGCTCCGGCGCCCGATACGATATTGGAATTCAAAGTGCAGACGGGCAACTACGACGCTACCTATGGCAGAGGTACCGGAGCCAATGTCGACGTCGTCAGCAAAACCGGGACAAACAAATATCACGGCACGTTGTGGGAGTTTCTCCGCAACGATATGTTCAATGCGAACACGTTTTTCTCGAAACTCACAAACCAGCCTCGACCCGTACTGAAACAAAACCAGTTCGGCGGGGCGTTTGGTGGTCCAATCCTCCGCGACAAGGTTTTCATTTTTGGCGCGTACCAGGGGCTTCGCTCCAGCAACGGCCTGGGTAATCAGGTTACAGTCAATCTCCCGCAACTTACTTCCGATCGTTCTGCTCAAACTCTCGGTGTTCAATTCTGTGCCTATCCAACAGCGGCGGGCGGCCAACAGATTGCATGCGATGGATCCAACATCAATCCTGTTGCTCTGGCACTCCTCAATTTCAAGCTCCCAAACGGAAAGTTCGCCGTGCCAAGCCCGCAGATCAAGCTTCCTTCAACGGATCCGACGCAGATGCCGATTGGGGAATCCACTTATTCGCTGCCAGCGAAGTACAACGAAGACCAGTTCACACTTAACGTAGATCAGACTCTTTCGCCAAAGAATCAATTCGCTGCGAGGTTCTTCTACTCGCGCGCGCCGTTAGTCGAGCCATTCTCGCCTAACGCGGCCACTGTGCCCGGATGGCCCACCACAGAACTCGATCAGAATACGATGCTCGTGCTTTCCGATACGCATGTCTTCAATCCTCGTCTGGTCAATATTGCCCGATTTGGTTTCATGCGATTCGATGGGGATTCCGCCGTTACTAATCCCGTCTTCACGACGGATCTCGGCACCCAGTCTCCGACGGGTACTTCGGGCGCGAAAATCCCTGCCCCGGGAATCACCGTCGATGGACTTTTCACCGTCGGCGATGCCGGCACACCGTACCAGTGGCAGGTCACCAATAGCTTCATCTGGCAGGACACCGTCTCTCTCACCAGGCGTAACCACGCTGTTCGTTTCGGCGCAGAGGCAAAGCGCCACCAGGTCGACGTTAACGCTCCATTTTCTACTGATGGACTTCTCGACATTCGCACTTTCCCAGATTTCCTTCTCGGCGAAAGTGCTGCCCAAAACGGAAGCCCCACCGGCAGTAGTAACGTGAGTTTGAGCAACGGAAGCTCAGGTCTCTTCCGTAAAGACGAGCGCTACATTGATCTCGCGGCGTTCGCACAGGATGACATCAGGCTCTCAAATCGCGTGATGTTAAACGCCGGCCTTCGCTACGAAATCTTTGGCGCTCCATCCGACATCAACGGGAGGCTCGTTACGTTCGATCCTTCCATTGCCACCAAAAGCGCGCCAAACGAAGGAACACTCAGCGGATTTGTTGTGCCTTCGAATTTCAAAGGCCTGGTCCCTGACGGGGTTCTCAAATCCTCGATCCCAGGCCTCTTCCCTACTCGCAAGTTGGACTTTCAGCCCCGCGTCGGACTGGTTGTTCGTCTCTCCCAGCAGCCAACCATCCTTCTCCGCGGCGGCTACGGACTCTACTTTGACAGGCTCTCCGCGGGCCTTGCTGAACAGTTACTGGCTGTCGAACCGTTTTCGGTATTTCAGTTTTTTGCCGGTTCGTCCAACGCAGGAGCAACACTGCAGCAGCCGTTCGTTCCCCAACTCCCGCCAAACAATGCTTATCCCACCTTCGTTCCGCGCATCCCGGGCGGAGGTCCAAGCCTCACTGCTATCGCTCGAAATATGGTGAATCCATACACAGCGGAGTACAACCTCAACACGCAGATCGCATTCGCCCACGACTTCCTTCTCGAAGTTGGATACGTGGGCACGCGTTCTCTCCACGAGGCCGGTTGCGTCGAATTCAACCAGGCAATGCTGGCCAGCCCGACAAATCCGGTGAATGGAGAGACAACCAACTCCGCGGCGAATGTTATCCAGCGCCTGCCGTTTGCTGGAATAAGTCCCGGCTCTCTTTTGTGCGAATCTTCTTTCAACGCGAATTACAACTCATTGCAGACCAGCGTTACCAAGCGTCTGAGTCACGGTTTGGAGTTTTTAGGCAGTTACACCTGGTCAAAGAACCTTGACCAGACCAGTGGCTCATCGGGCAGTGAGGTATTCGAAACTCATCTCGTCACCAATGATCAAACCAATTTCAGACAGGCTTATGGGCTCACCGACTTCGATCGCACCCATCGCGCTGTACTGAGCCTGGTCTATAACACTTCGTTCGCGCGACACTTGCCGGGCCTGTTATCGCGTGCCGTCGGCAACTGGCAGATCTCGGCTCTGGCAGTTGCTCAAAGCGGAACGCCAATCACAATCCTGGACGATAGCGCAGGCAGCGTCTACGGAAACTATCCTTTTGAAAACCGCGCTCAGCTCGTCGGCGGGATCAAGCCAACAACTTCCGGTTCAATGTATTCGCGGGTTCTTACCACCTATCTGAATGCCGCCGCATTTACGTCAGCGCCGGAAGCACCCAACGGCACAGGGCCCGGTGACACCGATTTTGGAAACAGCGGCGAGGGCCTGGTACGCGGTCCCGGCCAGCGCAATATCGACATGGCGATCGAGCGAACCATTCCGCTCACGGAATCGCATCACGTAAATATTCGTGGTGAGTTCTTTAACTTGACCAACACCACGAACTTC
It encodes:
- a CDS encoding carboxypeptidase-like regulatory domain-containing protein, translating into MKLNLLSRCSFAIVASCLSVSAALSQAPGTGAITGSVFDPAGAVIQHAQVTVTNEDTEAKRSGSTDAAGSFTFPLLTPGTYTVTAQSAGFSEKTAETVNVVVSETSIVDFHLTVSQVGVSLNVQAGSELAQSESSALGRAVDQQTIEALPLSNRNYTQILSLSPGIVVELPNATAIGRGSQDVTANGNKTTGNNIQFNGIDANNLSQNSAANDGEEVGVAAPAPDTILEFKVQTGNYDATYGRGTGANVDVVSKTGTNKYHGTLWEFLRNDMFNANTFFSKLTNQPRPVLKQNQFGGAFGGPILRDKVFIFGAYQGLRSSNGLGNQVTVNLPQLTSDRSAQTLGVQFCAYPTAAGGQQIACDGSNINPVALALLNFKLPNGKFAVPSPQIKLPSTDPTQMPIGESTYSLPAKYNEDQFTLNVDQTLSPKNQFAARFFYSRAPLVEPFSPNAATVPGWPTTELDQNTMLVLSDTHVFNPRLVNIARFGFMRFDGDSAVTNPVFTTDLGTQSPTGTSGAKIPAPGITVDGLFTVGDAGTPYQWQVTNSFIWQDTVSLTRRNHAVRFGAEAKRHQVDVNAPFSTDGLLDIRTFPDFLLGESAAQNGSPTGSSNVSLSNGSSGLFRKDERYIDLAAFAQDDIRLSNRVMLNAGLRYEIFGAPSDINGRLVTFDPSIATKSAPNEGTLSGFVVPSNFKGLVPDGVLKSSIPGLFPTRKLDFQPRVGLVVRLSQQPTILLRGGYGLYFDRLSAGLAEQLLAVEPFSVFQFFAGSSNAGATLQQPFVPQLPPNNAYPTFVPRIPGGGPSLTAIARNMVNPYTAEYNLNTQIAFAHDFLLEVGYVGTRSLHEAGCVEFNQAMLASPTNPVNGETTNSAANVIQRLPFAGISPGSLLCESSFNANYNSLQTSVTKRLSHGLEFLGSYTWSKNLDQTSGSSGSEVFETHLVTNDQTNFRQAYGLTDFDRTHRAVLSLVYNTSFARHLPGLLSRAVGNWQISALAVAQSGTPITILDDSAGSVYGNYPFENRAQLVGGIKPTTSGSMYSRVLTTYLNAAAFTSAPEAPNGTGPGDTDFGNSGEGLVRGPGQRNIDMAIERTIPLTESHHVNIRGEFFNLTNTTNFNNPNSNVSSGPSFGVINSTSTNPRIIQLALKYQF